From one Chanodichthys erythropterus isolate Z2021 chromosome 3, ASM2448905v1, whole genome shotgun sequence genomic stretch:
- the LOC137015919 gene encoding uncharacterized protein — protein MYNISVSCEEIQTADGFVFKLPPDSLNQTHNRDCEQFWFSGDQCVADPMNPLKLADPVTSVSLDRIVTSRCVNLIHEIICDASGSLHSHKTMFRVRNETAATVISDVLDEVTPSLQLSDQLWWISVLLIFFLLAFLCFTLRKKIFRCFPKAAPSVCNDLDKRDPESDGTLMKVKSDSLNHSESDGTLMKVKSDSLNHSESDGTLMKVKSDSLNHSESDGTLMMLRSEAQSESE, from the exons ATGTACAACATCTCTGTGTCGTGTGAAGAGATTCAGACTGCAGATGGTTTTGTGTTCAAACTTCCTCctgattcactgaatcaaaCACACAATAGAGACTGTGAGCAGTTCTGGTTCTCAGGG GATCAGTGTGTAGCAGATCCAATGAATCCCCTCAAACTGGCCGATCCTGTGACGTCTGTCTCGTTGGATCGTATCGTCACGTCTCGCTGTGTGAATCTGATTCATGAGATCATCTGTGATGCTTCAGGA TCTCTTCACAGTCATAAGACCATGTTCAGAG tgAGGAATGAAACTGCAGCAACTGTAATCTCAG ATGTTCTGGATGAAGTGACCCCGTCTCTCCAGCTCTCAG ATCAGTTGTGGTGGATTTCTGTTCTCTTGATATTCTTTCTTCTGGCATTTCTCTGTTTCACGCTGAGGAAAAAGATCTTCAG ATGTTTTCCAAAGGCAGCGCCATCCGTCTGCAATGATTTAGACAAGAG GGATCCTGAATCTGACGGGACTCTGATGAAGGTCAAatctgattcactgaatcactcTGAATCTGACGGGACTCTGATGAAGGTCAAatctgattcactgaatcactcTGAATCTGACGGGACTCTGATGAAGGTCAAatctgattcactgaatcactcTGAATCTGATGGGACTCTGATGATGCTCAGGTCTGAAGCTCAATCTGAATCTGAATAG